In Uranotaenia lowii strain MFRU-FL chromosome 2, ASM2978415v1, whole genome shotgun sequence, one genomic interval encodes:
- the LOC129743741 gene encoding carbohydrate sulfotransferase 11-like: MSKENLAHQQRSHHQLQQLLQQQHHQQKQTRYQQHQQQQLQKLLQQHNSHHHHHNNHQAAANNHPQQHRKRKPTMSLLSLKFNRRRFYICLKVVLLFVVFGLYFVLLLRESITMVSSANRNKLGPGGKTDALHKAPVGIGNLPARPGKHNIPKHYHNNAAGLHPAKGGSSTRSQSSRAQNSGTLTATSNNHSTLNPVYEYSEELNAAAEADFNDRRTVLWNICAEHRIIGKYPPNAWEFFISSGHGLAWCNIFKAASSTWMYYFNILGGYDVRFLQRTRSSPIDLARQRFPRPSTAELNDYLSNTISFLIVREPFERLVSAYRNKLEGCRNKYYKLLGEQIIKKFRKKAKDGKPLVKYPKGPTFREFLQFLVSHYKSGGRFDEHWSPVYSFCTPCSINFTLIAKVETFQRDTEYIIRQAGLETLLLNKMPQGKARAIANRSTSNTRNLVPRYFSQIDEQLLTEVLEIYQLDFELFGYNSTKYYSYVQETLDDG, from the exons ATGTCCAAGGAAAATCTCGCTCACCAGCAACGTTCCCACCATCAATTGCAACAACTTCTACAGCAACAGCACCACCAACAGAAGCAAACGCGATACCAGcagcatcagcaacagcagctgcAGAAACTTTTACAGCAGCACAACAGCCATCATCACCATCACAACAACCATCAGGCCGCCGCTAACAATCACCCGCAGCAGCACCGGAAGCGGAAGCCGACCATGTCACTGCTGTCGCTCAAGTTCAACCGGCGGCGATTCTACATCTGTCTGAAGGTGGTGCTACTGTTTGTGGTCTTCGGGCTGTACTTTGTGCTGTTGCTGCGGGAATCGATCACCATGGTTAGTTCGGCCAATCGGAACAAACTTGGCCCCGGCGGGAAAACGGATGCG CTACACAAAGCACCGGTGGGCATCGGTAATCTTCCAGCTCGGCCTGGGAAGCACAACATTCCGAAGCACTACCACAACAATGCCGCTGGGCTGCATCCGGCAAAAGGCGGCTCCTCGACCCGATCCCAGTCTTCCAGGGCCCAGAATTCCGGAACGCTGACAGCAACGAGTAACAACCATTCAACGCTGAACCCGGTCTACGAATACTCGGAAGAACTGAACGCAGCAGCCGAGGCCGACTTCAACGATCGCCGGacggttctgtggaacatctGCGCCGAGCATCGGATCATCGGGAAGTATCCACCGAATGCTTGGGAATTTTTCATTTCGTCTGGGCATGGGCTGGCCTGGTGTAACATTTTCAAGGCCGCTAGCAGTACCTGGATGTACTACTTCAACATATTGG GTGGATACGACGTTCGATTTCTGCAGCGAACCCGTTCATCGCCGATCGATCTGGCTAGGCAGAGGTTTCCACGACCTAGCACCGCAGAGTTGAACGACTATCTTTCCAATACGATCTCGTTCTTGATAGTGCGGGAGCCATTCGAGCGGCTAGTTTCGGCATACAGGAATAAATTGGAGGGCTGTCGCAACAAGTACTACAAGCTACTTGGGGAgcagataataaaaaagtttcGCAAAAAAGCCAAGGACGGAAAGCCGCTGGTG AAATACCCTAAAGGACCGACCTTCCGGGAGTTTCTACAGTTTTTGGTCAGTCACTACAAGAGTGGCGGACGCTTCGACGAGCACTGGAGCCCGGTGTACTCCTTCTGCACCCCGTGCAGCATAAACTTCACGCTCATCGCCAAGGTGGAAACATTCCAGCGGGACACCGAGTACATCATACGGCAGGCCGGCCTAGAAACGCTTTTGCTGAACAAAATGCCCCAGGGAAAGGCACGGGCGATTGCCAATCGATCCACCAGCAATACCAGAAATCTGGTGCCAAG ATATTTCTCCCAGATAGACGAGCAGCTGCTGACAGAAGTACTGGAGATCTATCAGCTCGACTTTGAGCTGTTCGGCTACAACAGCACCAAGTACTACAGCTACGTCCAGGAAACGCTGGACGATGGATAA